A window from Bacteroidetes bacterium SB0662_bin_6 encodes these proteins:
- a CDS encoding T9SS type A sorting domain-containing protein, which yields SLGQNYPNPFNPGTSISWTQPVSGQVRLSVYNLLGQNMATLVDGVHPAGEHEVRLDASGWNSGVYVYVLETGTHTLTRRMVLLK from the coding sequence TCTCTTGGACAGAACTATCCGAACCCGTTCAATCCGGGCACTTCCATTTCCTGGACGCAACCGGTTTCCGGTCAGGTCCGGTTGTCCGTGTACAACCTGCTTGGGCAAAACATGGCTACGTTGGTGGATGGCGTGCACCCGGCGGGCGAGCATGAAGTGCGGTTGGATGCATCCGGGTGGAACAGCGGCGTGTACGTCTATGTGCTTGAAACGGGGACACACACGCTGACCCGGCGCATGGTGCTGCTGAAATAA